The Acidianus infernus genome window below encodes:
- a CDS encoding DsrE family protein: protein MAKNIVVMINSGKDQKAKILTGLTLALVGKQKHLFDDVQVIFFGPSEQLIAEKDPDIMNMLEQLIKVENVYACQLVGDNMKITDKLKEVKGLNVTLVGPVIADFVAKGYEILNF from the coding sequence ATGGCTAAAAACATAGTTGTAATGATAAATTCGGGTAAAGATCAGAAGGCTAAGATATTAACTGGATTAACTTTAGCTTTAGTAGGTAAGCAAAAGCACTTGTTTGATGACGTTCAAGTTATTTTCTTTGGTCCTAGTGAGCAATTAATTGCAGAAAAAGATCCAGACATAATGAATATGCTTGAACAGTTAATAAAAGTTGAGAACGTTTATGCTTGTCAATTAGTTGGAGATAATATGAAGATTACTGATAAATTAAAGGAAGTTAAAGGCTTAAACGTGACATTGGTAGGCCCAGTAATTGCCGATTTTGTAGCTAAAGGATATGAGATACTTAATTTCTGA
- a CDS encoding MFS transporter has protein sequence MEPESFSSNSYKAIVSQFTGFLLDAYDLTMILGIAPVIAKVLLPPASSLIATFSVILSYSITIIFRPLGSAIFGHLGDKIGRKGDLIITILGLGIASALTSTLPTYATVGILSFILFIIIRIAVGIFAGGEYAAGHPFAMEWTPFKWRGLISGIVQGGFSFGAALAAVVEAAFIGFFGVKALDSYAWRYLFLTSLVPAVIALIIRITMKETPVFEDVRANKLIRKSPFLDLFRKPYRRDFFQVMLYMTGLFFSAYALFAYVPTILENSPSIYSLGEAETIYSYGTYAAFAGAVTIGALSQIVGRRKITIIWAIITAIISIPIYYLLIYSATIGSAALSTLAVIIIGFLTQAPWGIVPIYLSERFKASMRASGVGFGYSSGIFIGGWFSIYVPLMHQYLFKSFDTPTNVWFSTAVLLILGALLVGVGIYLGPETLGTKLTEEVEEGKVTPQ, from the coding sequence ATGGAACCTGAAAGCTTCTCGTCAAACAGTTATAAAGCAATAGTTTCCCAATTTACTGGATTTCTTTTGGATGCCTACGACTTGACAATGATATTAGGTATTGCTCCGGTAATAGCAAAGGTCCTTTTACCTCCTGCATCATCTTTAATTGCCACTTTTTCCGTCATATTATCATATTCCATAACAATAATATTTAGGCCTTTAGGTTCCGCAATTTTTGGCCATTTAGGAGACAAGATAGGTAGAAAAGGAGACTTAATAATTACTATCCTCGGCTTGGGAATAGCAAGTGCATTAACTTCAACTTTACCAACTTATGCCACAGTTGGAATATTATCCTTTATCCTTTTTATTATAATTAGAATTGCAGTGGGAATATTTGCAGGTGGAGAGTACGCTGCAGGACATCCCTTCGCAATGGAGTGGACTCCTTTTAAATGGAGGGGCTTAATTAGCGGAATAGTACAAGGAGGGTTTTCATTTGGTGCTGCCTTGGCGGCAGTAGTGGAAGCAGCATTTATTGGGTTCTTTGGGGTAAAGGCTTTAGATTCTTATGCATGGCGCTACTTGTTTTTAACTTCATTAGTTCCTGCAGTTATTGCGTTAATAATTAGGATTACTATGAAAGAAACTCCAGTCTTCGAAGATGTTAGAGCAAATAAATTAATCAGGAAATCCCCCTTCCTAGATTTATTTAGGAAGCCTTATAGGAGGGACTTCTTTCAAGTTATGCTTTACATGACTGGTTTATTCTTTTCAGCTTATGCCTTATTTGCTTATGTTCCTACCATTTTGGAGAATAGCCCGTCTATATATAGCTTAGGTGAAGCGGAAACAATATATTCTTACGGAACTTATGCAGCCTTTGCCGGAGCCGTAACTATAGGTGCATTATCTCAAATTGTAGGTAGGAGAAAAATAACAATTATATGGGCAATAATAACTGCTATCATATCAATTCCAATTTATTATCTTCTTATTTACTCGGCTACTATAGGAAGTGCCGCACTATCAACTTTAGCGGTAATAATAATAGGTTTCCTCACACAAGCGCCGTGGGGAATAGTCCCAATATATTTATCGGAAAGATTTAAGGCCTCTATGAGGGCTTCGGGCGTAGGTTTTGGTTATTCTTCGGGGATTTTTATAGGTGGGTGGTTTAGCATATATGTTCCGTTAATGCACCAGTATTTATTTAAGTCATTTGATACGCCAACTAATGTGTGGTTTTCTACAGCAGTACTATTAATTTTAGGGGCGTTACTAGTCGGTGTTGGAATATACTTAGGTCCAGAAACTTTAGGAACTAAACTAACTGAAGAGGTAGAAGAAGGTAAAGTTACTCCTCAGTAG
- a CDS encoding proton-conducting transporter membrane subunit, giving the protein MNVLIISLIVVPIIANVFFIKGIKYSTIASGIAEVLISLLLFGKIPIICNFYVTSLTWYFIIMVSSIYLLSALFSINYLKGERTKISERTFFLLLNFFVSSMLFTLVINNLGLMWVGIEATTISTILLVITEGTEIAMEVGWRYTIIVSAGVTFAFISIILVYYSTHSLTVSYLVMNHYSSLTLKITSAIALVGFGTKVGIFPVNTWLPDAHSEAPAPISAMFSGVLLPVALYVLYQFYKICPIFTLYSWIAVISIVIASISMASQVFFKRLFAYSTIENMNLALLGLASGQILGAVILLISHAFGKAGAFYSSGLLIKTYESKRIEEYGLWKNKFIPYSLLLSSLAVTGAPPFGTFIGEFLILSSLIEKCVIEFVIVLIALSAAFISVNYHVSKMTFKGERDSLNEDKTLGIISLISAIISLGIGIFIIAWWSL; this is encoded by the coding sequence GTGAATGTATTAATAATCAGCTTAATAGTAGTACCAATAATAGCTAATGTCTTCTTCATTAAAGGTATTAAATATTCTACAATAGCCTCAGGAATAGCCGAAGTATTAATTTCCCTATTATTATTTGGCAAAATTCCCATAATATGCAACTTTTACGTAACTTCCCTTACTTGGTATTTTATAATAATGGTATCTTCAATATATTTATTATCTGCATTATTCTCAATTAATTATCTCAAAGGCGAAAGAACAAAAATAAGTGAAAGAACTTTCTTTTTGCTATTAAATTTCTTCGTTTCTTCAATGCTCTTCACTTTGGTAATAAACAACCTAGGTTTAATGTGGGTAGGAATAGAGGCCACAACAATATCTACAATACTCCTAGTAATAACTGAAGGAACGGAAATTGCAATGGAAGTCGGCTGGAGATATACAATAATAGTTTCAGCAGGAGTAACCTTTGCCTTTATTTCCATTATCCTAGTATACTACAGTACGCATTCTTTAACAGTATCATACCTAGTAATGAATCATTACTCGTCACTAACTTTAAAGATCACGTCAGCTATAGCTCTAGTAGGTTTCGGCACCAAAGTAGGGATTTTTCCAGTAAATACTTGGTTACCAGATGCTCACAGTGAAGCGCCGGCACCAATAAGTGCAATGTTCTCTGGCGTCTTATTGCCAGTGGCTCTATACGTTCTTTATCAATTTTACAAAATATGCCCAATATTTACATTATATTCTTGGATAGCAGTAATTTCCATAGTAATAGCCTCAATAAGTATGGCAAGCCAAGTGTTCTTTAAGAGGCTTTTTGCTTATTCAACAATTGAAAACATGAACTTAGCGTTATTAGGACTAGCCAGCGGGCAAATTCTAGGAGCAGTAATTCTCTTAATTTCCCATGCATTCGGAAAAGCGGGAGCCTTTTACTCTAGCGGACTTCTAATTAAAACTTATGAAAGTAAGAGAATTGAAGAGTATGGATTATGGAAGAATAAGTTTATTCCTTATTCATTATTGCTTTCTTCCTTAGCAGTCACAGGGGCTCCACCATTTGGTACATTTATTGGAGAATTTTTAATTTTATCATCACTAATAGAAAAATGCGTCATCGAGTTTGTTATAGTCCTCATAGCTTTGTCAGCTGCTTTCATCTCAGTTAATTACCACGTTAGCAAAATGACGTTTAAAGGAGAAAGAGATTCACTGAACGAAGATAAGACACTAGGTATTATATCTTTAATTTCAGCAATTATATCACTAGGTATAGGAATATTTATTATAGCTTGGTGGTCATTATGA
- a CDS encoding formate hydrogenlyase, whose amino-acid sequence MRRKIGKLGKFCLYNDGYVECEEKIEKSAYTPAYGSFDFVYGPSAGGLMESVRLDIITFGEYIRDVIVNPYYKSRTIKIKGKEINDALLYIERINAPFTASHTIAFLMAIEKALGIEVPYELLLDRIAEIELERIRNNLLVIERLTEAAGFQVPMSSLLWLVEKVNRIIGKYFGHRYFFGVNYYGGINVEEGKIKDLEIIEKEFNELFNSLIESRIFIDRLQGNGIIKNEDSIGPAARAANLEYDARNEEIGLPYKDLGFKISTYDSADAFGRFIVRGKEIFESLNMLSRINLKKIEYTNRLAEGKAVGRVESPSGDLAYYVEVNNKGKISEIYLLSPSSINIRLFSKSMVKNIFTDLPFNWESFGIWISEIGVKFE is encoded by the coding sequence ATGAGGAGAAAAATAGGTAAACTAGGTAAATTCTGTTTATATAATGACGGCTACGTAGAATGTGAAGAGAAAATCGAGAAAAGTGCATATACTCCAGCTTATGGTTCCTTTGATTTTGTTTACGGCCCTAGTGCAGGCGGGTTAATGGAATCTGTGAGGCTTGATATTATAACATTTGGAGAATATATTAGAGACGTTATCGTTAACCCATATTATAAGTCTAGAACGATTAAAATAAAAGGAAAAGAAATAAACGATGCTTTACTTTATATAGAGAGAATAAATGCTCCTTTCACTGCTTCGCATACAATAGCATTTTTAATGGCAATAGAAAAAGCCTTGGGAATAGAAGTACCGTATGAATTATTACTAGACAGAATAGCAGAGATTGAACTAGAGAGGATAAGGAATAATCTCTTAGTTATAGAAAGACTTACAGAAGCTGCAGGATTTCAGGTTCCGATGAGCTCATTATTATGGTTAGTTGAAAAAGTTAATAGGATAATAGGGAAATATTTTGGTCATAGATACTTTTTTGGGGTTAATTATTATGGAGGGATTAACGTAGAGGAAGGCAAAATAAAAGACTTGGAAATTATTGAAAAGGAATTCAATGAGTTATTCAATTCTCTGATAGAAAGTAGAATATTTATAGATAGATTACAAGGCAATGGGATTATTAAGAACGAAGATAGCATAGGGCCTGCAGCAAGGGCAGCTAACTTAGAATACGACGCAAGGAATGAAGAAATAGGCTTACCTTATAAAGACCTTGGATTTAAAATCTCAACTTACGATTCTGCAGACGCCTTCGGCAGATTCATAGTCAGAGGAAAGGAGATTTTTGAATCTTTAAATATGCTATCTAGAATAAATCTAAAAAAGATAGAATATACGAATAGATTAGCTGAAGGAAAGGCAGTAGGAAGAGTTGAAAGCCCTTCTGGAGACCTTGCATATTATGTTGAAGTTAACAATAAAGGAAAAATTAGTGAGATTTACTTATTATCTCCTTCCTCAATAAATATTAGACTTTTTTCAAAATCTATGGTTAAAAATATTTTTACGGATTTACCATTTAATTGGGAAAGCTTTGGAATTTGGATATCAGAAATAGGGGTGAAGTTCGAATGA
- a CDS encoding NADH-quinone oxidoreductase subunit B family protein, protein MSWFLKGIKRGIRTEKFPKEKPLEVAPWSTKIEGEGNVNCPTNAIEDNKWAQEKCVFCRRCFPSYKPTGDVNIFKVEKRNPTFRKSFYIYPIDVGTCGGCNLELKLLTSPQYDMSRFGIFFTNTPRHADALLVMGIMTEGMREALMRAYEAMPEPKLIILLGACAISGGLLGLPPEIKGDVRIAGCPPNPYTILKALVETKGD, encoded by the coding sequence ATGAGTTGGTTCTTAAAAGGGATAAAACGTGGGATTAGAACTGAGAAATTCCCAAAAGAAAAACCATTAGAAGTTGCACCGTGGAGCACAAAAATTGAAGGAGAAGGCAACGTTAATTGTCCAACTAATGCAATAGAAGATAATAAATGGGCTCAAGAAAAATGCGTATTCTGTAGAAGATGCTTTCCTAGCTATAAACCTACCGGAGACGTGAATATATTTAAAGTTGAAAAAAGAAATCCAACCTTCAGGAAATCATTCTATATTTATCCAATAGACGTTGGAACTTGCGGAGGATGTAATTTAGAACTCAAGCTGTTAACTTCCCCACAATACGACATGAGCAGGTTTGGAATATTTTTTACAAATACTCCTAGACATGCTGACGCGCTTTTAGTAATGGGAATAATGACCGAAGGAATGAGAGAAGCACTTATGAGAGCTTATGAAGCTATGCCCGAGCCTAAGTTAATAATTCTTCTAGGAGCATGTGCAATTTCTGGCGGACTATTAGGCTTGCCTCCAGAAATAAAAGGAGACGTTAGAATAGCCGGATGCCCTCCAAATCCGTATACAATATTGAAAGCTTTAGTAGAGACAAAAGGTGATTAA
- a CDS encoding proton-conducting transporter membrane subunit has product MLCLLILFLLLVSIVISLFNRKIGYSLLGIASVLIIYQGLHCIFLLIAGIVWLFSSAFSIFYDNYGKWLSPLFITSILGMYIVLISNNYLEFLAGWEIMSIPAYAIIGLNKKIDYPAFTFMAFGELSTALILSAFIYSYSITDSIYFTELSSPLPFIISTFGFIVKMGIFPFLVMEWLPITHGSAPANLSAILSATMTLMGVYGIIKIASLTQRSIVTQDFGFILLGMGGFSVFFGALYAYVSEHVKGLLAFSTIENNGSILTGIGVYLISNGILSHFALDVTLVFALAHSIAKTGLFFISGDVEGESLSYVKIAKSLRGKIGGILLATSMSGLLPNIGGVAAWGLLESLFMLAYVEHSILSIIPIISGSIVAMGEGLATGALIKFISYTQIFKIGKTEGSTKSSIILLVGIIILLLGSDSYIFFKGFTAGAPCLGMLEGLLIVSNYGKPFGGISPLYILLLLFIISLITFGIFGKPKIRRSETWNNGEKLEEQYSSFALANNIRMMLSKLLRTKILENEVVFSADIFWEAMYSLAKAYKKFSRILSTSYMNSSLSYYIFYMILAFIIITLLAVII; this is encoded by the coding sequence ATGCTCTGCTTACTCATTTTATTTTTATTATTGGTATCTATAGTAATTTCCTTGTTTAATAGAAAAATAGGCTACTCCTTACTAGGAATAGCGTCAGTGCTCATAATATACCAAGGGTTGCATTGCATATTCTTGCTTATAGCTGGAATAGTATGGTTGTTCTCTTCAGCTTTCTCAATATTTTACGATAATTACGGCAAATGGCTCTCTCCGCTTTTCATAACTTCAATTCTAGGAATGTATATCGTACTAATTTCCAATAATTACCTAGAATTTCTAGCAGGTTGGGAAATCATGTCAATACCTGCATATGCTATAATAGGTCTAAATAAGAAAATAGATTATCCTGCGTTCACCTTTATGGCATTCGGAGAACTGAGCACAGCGTTAATATTGTCTGCATTTATCTATTCGTATTCTATTACTGACAGCATTTACTTTACAGAGCTCTCATCGCCATTACCTTTTATAATATCTACATTTGGGTTCATAGTAAAAATGGGTATATTTCCTTTCTTAGTAATGGAATGGCTACCAATAACTCACGGATCTGCACCCGCAAATTTATCTGCGATACTAAGCGCAACAATGACGTTAATGGGAGTATACGGTATAATAAAAATTGCATCTTTAACACAACGCAGTATAGTAACTCAAGACTTTGGCTTTATATTATTAGGAATGGGTGGTTTTTCTGTTTTCTTCGGTGCACTCTATGCCTACGTATCTGAACACGTAAAAGGCTTGTTAGCTTTCAGTACAATTGAGAATAACGGCTCCATATTGACTGGAATCGGAGTTTATCTCATTAGTAACGGAATACTTTCACACTTCGCTCTTGACGTTACGCTCGTGTTCGCCTTAGCTCACTCTATAGCAAAGACAGGGTTATTCTTTATTTCCGGTGATGTTGAAGGGGAATCATTATCTTACGTAAAGATAGCCAAATCCTTGAGAGGAAAAATAGGAGGAATTCTGCTAGCAACTTCAATGTCAGGATTATTACCAAATATTGGTGGAGTAGCTGCTTGGGGGCTTTTAGAGAGCTTATTTATGTTGGCTTACGTCGAACACTCTATTCTTTCTATTATTCCCATAATCTCAGGATCGATAGTGGCAATGGGTGAAGGATTAGCTACTGGTGCGTTAATTAAATTTATTTCTTATACTCAAATATTCAAGATAGGGAAAACAGAAGGTTCTACCAAGTCTTCTATTATATTACTAGTAGGAATCATTATCCTACTCTTGGGTTCAGATTCATACATTTTCTTTAAAGGATTTACTGCAGGTGCACCATGTTTAGGCATGCTAGAAGGTTTACTCATAGTTTCAAATTATGGAAAGCCATTCGGAGGTATTTCTCCATTATACATATTATTACTTTTATTTATAATAAGCTTGATAACTTTTGGAATATTTGGAAAACCTAAAATTAGGAGAAGTGAAACGTGGAATAATGGAGAAAAACTTGAAGAACAGTACTCATCATTCGCTTTAGCAAACAATATCAGAATGATGCTGTCTAAATTGCTCAGAACTAAAATTTTAGAAAATGAGGTAGTATTCTCTGCAGATATATTTTGGGAGGCTATGTATAGCCTTGCTAAGGCGTATAAGAAGTTCTCTAGGATTTTATCTACTTCGTATATGAATAGTTCATTAAGTTATTATATTTTTTACATGATTCTCGCTTTTATTATAATAACTCTCTTGGCGGTGATAATATGA
- a CDS encoding respiratory chain complex I subunit 1 family protein, producing the protein MNEVIIETIIQVLGVILLSPLYAGILDKLKANVSTRRGQSIFQPYYDILKLLKKESIVSINASAIFIYSPYVIFSIYVLISFVIPVVYPQPIIFTPTVDFLGGALLFSLAAFIKIISAMDSGSNFVALGTSRAISFNFLGEATLITVFFAVALITGTNNPYVELKFAENPVYYLALDHVFASVAFFMLWLFETGKLPVESSGLAEMGMIDDALTYEYSGKLLALLKWGSYMKQYLLGSVLLNVFILPWGLQTGILGAIEDLGIMFLKWLFLIFIAVVIDTSLAKLRLYKVQDFLAVAFVISILSLIFSVIEYD; encoded by the coding sequence ATGAATGAGGTAATAATAGAAACAATAATTCAAGTTTTAGGAGTAATTTTACTTTCCCCACTTTACGCAGGAATTCTAGACAAATTAAAAGCTAATGTATCTACTAGAAGAGGCCAAAGCATATTTCAGCCTTACTACGACATTCTCAAACTACTGAAGAAAGAGAGCATAGTATCAATTAATGCCTCTGCAATATTTATTTACTCACCTTATGTAATATTTTCAATCTACGTTTTGATATCGTTCGTTATACCTGTAGTTTACCCTCAGCCAATAATATTTACTCCTACTGTTGACTTTTTAGGCGGAGCTTTACTCTTTTCTTTAGCTGCCTTTATCAAAATAATTTCTGCAATGGATTCTGGAAGCAACTTTGTAGCGCTAGGAACTTCTAGAGCTATTTCATTCAACTTTCTAGGAGAAGCCACATTAATTACGGTATTCTTCGCAGTTGCCCTAATTACTGGGACAAATAATCCTTATGTAGAGCTAAAATTTGCAGAAAATCCAGTATATTACCTTGCTCTTGATCACGTGTTTGCTTCTGTAGCTTTCTTTATGTTATGGTTATTCGAAACAGGAAAATTACCAGTTGAAAGCTCCGGCCTAGCAGAAATGGGAATGATAGATGACGCATTAACTTACGAGTATAGTGGTAAATTACTGGCATTATTAAAATGGGGTAGTTACATGAAGCAGTATCTACTAGGCTCTGTTCTACTTAACGTATTTATATTACCTTGGGGTCTGCAAACTGGAATCTTAGGTGCAATAGAGGATTTAGGAATAATGTTTCTAAAATGGTTATTTCTCATATTTATTGCAGTAGTCATTGACACTTCCCTCGCTAAGCTAAGGTTATACAAAGTTCAGGATTTCCTAGCCGTTGCGTTTGTTATATCAATATTATCCTTAATATTCTCGGTGATAGAATATGATTAA
- a CDS encoding hydrogenase has protein sequence MIKEEIIELISVIIIITAFYIQGQAYYKPLVKMSGIQSIILAILSTSLGIITGIVDYFILAIIIVALRGIITPYVLIKMLGNKFGERERIKGVASLLVIDLAFFFIAIIVIYEFIIGRVFHQVELLFPLSLFFQGLYLIVSRNSTPAQIIGYIEEENGIVMLGLFLIPLPLLVEASVFLDVLGLVVISSLLIFEKREHKALEELKG, from the coding sequence ATGATTAAAGAGGAAATAATAGAATTAATATCTGTAATAATTATTATTACTGCGTTCTACATTCAAGGACAAGCTTATTATAAACCTCTAGTAAAAATGAGCGGAATACAATCAATAATTTTAGCAATTCTATCTACGTCTCTCGGAATAATTACGGGGATTGTAGATTATTTTATCCTTGCTATAATAATTGTTGCTCTTAGAGGAATTATTACTCCTTACGTTCTAATTAAAATGTTAGGCAATAAGTTCGGCGAAAGAGAGAGAATAAAAGGTGTTGCATCACTACTAGTAATAGACTTAGCTTTCTTCTTTATAGCCATCATCGTAATTTATGAGTTTATAATAGGAAGAGTCTTTCACCAAGTAGAGTTACTATTTCCCCTATCCCTCTTCTTCCAAGGACTGTACTTGATAGTATCGAGGAACTCTACTCCTGCTCAGATAATTGGTTACATTGAGGAAGAAAACGGAATAGTAATGTTAGGTTTGTTCTTAATACCTTTACCACTTCTAGTCGAAGCTAGCGTTTTCCTGGACGTATTAGGCTTAGTAGTAATTTCCTCCCTCCTAATATTTGAAAAGAGAGAGCACAAGGCTTTAGAGGAACTGAAAGGATAA
- a CDS encoding ABC transporter ATP-binding protein, whose protein sequence is MLNKNLINELKFDHNVISVENLWVRYPLSRGLFSRVYLYAVNGVSFSVQPGETLGVIGESGSGKTTLGRAILKLIEVYEGKIFWGNIDVTKMKESKLRHLRRYFQLIQQDPYGALDPRMSVYDAVAEGLRIHKLVKSREEEEEIVYKALAQVKLTPPETFASKMPDELSGGQRQRVVIARALVLKPKFVVADEPISMLDASTRGQILEILDNTRKENNLSILFITHDIAIASYISNRIMVLYSGKVVEMASSEEIIKNPMHPYTQALIEAIPKPDPNAKVPEPKIKGEVVPLLDKPKGCVFYNRCPFAMPICKEKEPELKEIKSGHYVACHLY, encoded by the coding sequence ATGCTAAATAAAAATCTTATTAATGAACTAAAATTTGATCATAATGTAATTAGTGTAGAGAATTTATGGGTAAGGTACCCGCTAAGCAGAGGGCTTTTTAGCAGAGTTTATCTTTACGCAGTTAACGGAGTTTCGTTTTCAGTTCAACCCGGAGAAACCCTTGGAGTAATAGGAGAGAGCGGTTCTGGGAAAACTACTTTAGGTAGGGCAATATTAAAGCTAATAGAAGTTTATGAAGGAAAGATATTTTGGGGTAATATTGATGTAACTAAAATGAAAGAAAGTAAATTAAGGCATTTAAGAAGGTATTTTCAATTAATACAGCAAGATCCTTACGGTGCTTTAGACCCAAGGATGAGTGTGTATGATGCTGTTGCAGAAGGGTTAAGAATACATAAGCTCGTAAAAAGTAGGGAAGAAGAAGAGGAAATTGTTTACAAAGCTTTAGCCCAGGTTAAATTAACTCCTCCAGAAACCTTCGCCTCAAAAATGCCAGATGAGCTTTCTGGCGGTCAAAGGCAAAGGGTAGTAATTGCTAGGGCGTTAGTATTAAAGCCAAAGTTCGTAGTAGCCGATGAACCTATATCTATGTTAGATGCATCTACAAGAGGTCAGATTCTTGAAATACTTGATAATACAAGAAAGGAAAATAATCTTTCAATCCTATTTATAACTCACGACATTGCAATTGCTAGTTACATATCGAATAGAATAATGGTCTTATATAGCGGAAAAGTAGTAGAAATGGCGTCCTCAGAGGAGATCATAAAGAATCCGATGCATCCTTATACTCAAGCTCTAATTGAGGCAATACCTAAACCAGACCCTAACGCCAAGGTTCCAGAACCTAAAATTAAAGGCGAAGTTGTGCCTCTCTTAGATAAGCCGAAAGGTTGTGTATTTTATAATAGGTGTCCATTTGCTATGCCAATATGTAAGGAGAAGGAACCTGAGTTGAAGGAAATTAAAAGTGGTCATTATGTTGCGTGCCATCTTTATTAG
- a CDS encoding ABC transporter ATP-binding protein — protein sequence MLQVSNLYVKYSVGKNIKVNAINDVSFSLDKGDVLGIIGETGSGKTTLASAIMRILPDSAEVKGKIMLDNLDLLAISKKEFRTKIRWKKISIIPQYSMNALNPIKRVGKELTEIVMEHEKVSEEKAVNRVLSLFKDLNLPEEVFFKYPDELSGGQRQRVVIASALLLNPEVVIADEPTTALDVINQARVLNLLRNKVISASRILIYITHDIAVVAGLANKLMTLYAGRIMEIGSSEKMFKNPLHPYTQGLLSSVPDISNGKPVHISYIKGDPPDLTKEIKGCPFYPRCPLAMDICKEEFPEPVQIDDRLVYCHAVRKDAK from the coding sequence ATGCTTCAAGTTAGTAATCTTTACGTTAAGTATAGCGTGGGCAAAAATATTAAGGTAAATGCAATAAACGACGTAAGCTTTTCCTTGGATAAAGGTGACGTTCTGGGAATAATAGGTGAAACTGGCTCTGGAAAGACTACATTAGCTAGTGCGATAATGAGAATATTGCCCGATAGTGCGGAAGTTAAAGGAAAAATAATGCTAGATAATTTGGATCTGTTAGCTATTAGTAAAAAGGAATTTAGAACTAAAATAAGGTGGAAAAAAATCTCAATTATTCCGCAGTATTCAATGAATGCGCTTAATCCAATCAAAAGGGTAGGAAAAGAATTAACGGAGATTGTAATGGAACACGAAAAAGTAAGCGAAGAAAAAGCTGTCAATAGAGTTTTATCTTTATTTAAGGATCTTAATTTACCGGAAGAAGTTTTCTTTAAATACCCAGATGAGCTTTCTGGCGGTCAAAGGCAAAGGGTAGTTATCGCTTCTGCATTATTATTAAACCCTGAAGTAGTAATAGCAGATGAGCCTACCACTGCTTTAGATGTTATAAATCAAGCTAGAGTACTAAATTTGCTAAGAAATAAGGTAATTAGTGCATCGAGAATATTAATATATATAACTCACGATATAGCTGTAGTGGCAGGACTTGCAAATAAGTTAATGACATTATATGCAGGCAGGATAATGGAAATAGGTAGCAGTGAAAAAATGTTTAAGAACCCTCTTCATCCCTATACTCAGGGTTTGCTCTCTTCGGTACCAGATATTAGTAACGGTAAGCCGGTTCACATTAGCTATATTAAAGGCGATCCTCCGGATTTAACTAAAGAAATAAAGGGTTGTCCTTTTTACCCTAGATGTCCCCTTGCAATGGACATATGCAAGGAGGAATTTCCAGAGCCCGTTCAAATAGATGATAGGCTCGTATATTGCCACGCGGTGAGGAAGGATGCTAAATAA